From Tachypleus tridentatus isolate NWPU-2018 chromosome 8, ASM421037v1, whole genome shotgun sequence, a single genomic window includes:
- the LOC143224012 gene encoding uncharacterized protein LOC143224012: MGNPTELEQTSHAEQYQTSPGSETTLCGFLPPPYSNSQDNLHESSSSSTNETLVPSISSNNLNSMTLSPSCSQTENTDMNDAAEQQNRHESVSVSVGVNEEVITSRILWPHSTSCTFACISSIVGIYSINRFLCWFICIKTVTDKLEVHFALVHDAMMLYLQELAAPSSLHLLEIVGHFLYEITFSWLKLPPCFIVEFLILSMVLGVPFLCLQMTLGQYIGSGLVDMWYISPAFKGKFKHPDGI; this comes from the exons ATGGGTAATCCCACAGAATTAGAACAGACATCACACGCCGAACAGTACCAAACTTCACCTGGATCTGAAACCACTCTCTGTGGTTTCTTACCGCCGCCATATTCAAATAGTCAAGACAATCTACACGAATCTTCTTCGTCCTCGACCAATGAGACTTTAGTCCCATCCATCTCGTCAAACAACCTGAACAGCATGACACTATCTCCATCTTGCAGTCAAACTGAAAACACTGATATGAATGATGCAGCAGAACAACAAAACAGGCATGAATCCGTTTCGGTTAGTGTTGGAGTGAATGAAGAAGTCATAACATCTCGCATCTTGTGGCCTCACAGCACCTCGTGCACGTTTGCCTGCATTAGTTCTATCGTTGGTATATACAGCATCAACAGGTTTCTCTGTTGGTTTATTTGTATAAAG ACGGTAACAGACAAGTTAGAAGTACATTTTGCCCTAGTCCATGATGCAATGATGTTATACTTGCAAGAACTCGCAGCGCCGTCATCATTACATCTGCTAGAAATAGTCGGTCATTTCTTGTACGAGATTACTTTCTCATGGTTAAAACTACCAC CATGTTTTATTGTTGAGTTCCTGATCTTGTCCATGGTACTTGGAGTTCCTTTTCTATGCCTGCAGATGACTTTAGGACAATATATAGGATCAGGACTGGTAGATATGTGGTACATTTCTCCAGCATTTAAGGGTAAGTTTAAACACCCTGATGGAATTTAG